The Marinilongibacter aquaticus genome has a window encoding:
- a CDS encoding M48 family metalloprotease yields the protein MKITKIFLFTFLCFLIEKVDAQDNDTVIFGCSYTSNKINEKAICDLLGFRTRPEAQRAVEKIVSRSGLKQNFYVMECPKIDNCFAATKNGERLIVYDAGFMQRVNDLTRTDWGAMSILAHEIGHHLQGHTLKPGGSDPERELEADEFSGFVMYEMGATLKEAQSAIWKLTSDYDSGTHPPRNQRLAAIKTGYKKAKALYPNIQTEIQKEETEEAEPVETKREIAREEKKVRSNVIVLPRNEKIKTGCIDGNCFNGFGIAVNHRTYEKYAGNWANGVRNGYGIEYYRDGLKKYEGKFLNSSYEGFGTYFYTNGDKYVGNFKAGLKHDDHAVYYYKNGNKLYVKYIKDKKEGRAKLVYFGGAEGTVYYENDREL from the coding sequence ATGAAAATCACCAAAATATTCTTATTCACTTTTCTTTGTTTTTTAATCGAAAAAGTAGACGCTCAAGATAACGATACTGTCATTTTTGGCTGTAGCTATACTTCGAATAAAATAAACGAAAAGGCGATTTGCGACCTCTTGGGTTTTCGTACTCGGCCAGAAGCTCAACGGGCCGTGGAAAAAATCGTTAGCCGTTCGGGATTGAAGCAAAACTTTTATGTGATGGAATGCCCGAAAATTGACAATTGCTTCGCAGCCACAAAAAACGGTGAAAGGCTTATCGTATACGATGCCGGCTTTATGCAAAGGGTCAATGACCTCACGCGTACCGACTGGGGAGCCATGAGCATTCTCGCTCACGAGATTGGTCATCATTTGCAAGGGCATACCTTAAAGCCCGGAGGCTCAGATCCGGAAAGAGAATTGGAAGCCGATGAATTTTCTGGCTTTGTGATGTACGAGATGGGGGCAACCTTAAAAGAAGCTCAATCGGCCATTTGGAAACTGACCAGCGATTACGATTCTGGAACGCATCCGCCGAGAAACCAACGTTTGGCGGCAATTAAAACGGGATATAAAAAGGCGAAAGCTCTATATCCAAATATTCAAACCGAAATTCAGAAAGAGGAAACTGAAGAAGCGGAACCTGTAGAAACGAAACGGGAAATAGCACGCGAGGAGAAAAAAGTGAGATCGAATGTTATCGTGCTGCCCAGAAACGAGAAGATCAAAACGGGTTGTATAGATGGCAATTGCTTCAATGGTTTTGGCATTGCAGTCAATCACCGAACCTACGAGAAATATGCCGGAAATTGGGCAAATGGTGTTCGCAACGGCTACGGCATAGAGTACTATCGCGACGGCCTGAAGAAATACGAAGGAAAGTTTCTGAACAGCTCATACGAAGGTTTTGGTACCTACTTTTACACCAATGGGGATAAATATGTGGGCAATTTCAAGGCAGGTTTAAAACACGATGATCATGCGGTTTACTATTATAAAAATGGGAACAAACTGTATGTGAAATACATAAAAGACAAAAAAGAGGGACGGGCCAAATTGGTCTATTTTGGTGGGGCAGAAGGAACTGTTTATTACGAAAACGATCGCGAA